From the genome of Ectobacillus sp. JY-23, one region includes:
- a CDS encoding glutamate synthase-related protein — protein sequence MATMNKWTPALFRDFKNEEHDACGIVSVMEKKKQPTKRNIDLCIESLVKMNHRAGFINGEGDGIGIHIDLPVALWKEKLSHNGISPSLTDRPDFIVGHFFLEQTSNPVVIQEEMREAFSKFGLTLIFEAQDVVHSEALGPLGKAEEPVFWQTAFTSTSLQDIDRKLFDLTIALEQNPAVHVASLSADYVVYKVMGAGDTLVNYYKDLTNPLIASTMTLGHNRYSTNTLSNFFRVQPFSVLGHNGEINTIAKLRDQAEMAGVPLTLGGSDSQDLNRTIDTLLSRHEYSLFEAMDILFPPIINEIRLYKPHLQDLYTYIREAWGHFAQGPAGIISRYKDEAVFSVDALGLRPLWKVETNTSYVFASEPGVVAPSDYVAEPKALAPGEKLGLKWHEDTMVVYEYEEFQEEVYKRFSKKQTVENFRSHLNVPQIEIISEMKSTVQIEERQYAAFGWDREHIQLLEQMAEKGAEPIRSLGHDAPLAALDEGRRNVADFLKESVAVVTNPAIDRDREIEHFSTRTVLGKRPALFGLQEKAKVLELPSPLLLEGTVGLQAAKAVGSLTLEQLHNIFAGSTYTLQAVYKNSETLAEALERLCDEAIRAVRQGSSLLVVDDALAHQHDNLWIDPHVIVGRLQQVLVSAQLRRDCSIVLRSGAIRSLHDLVTVYGLGADAISPYLAFATVGDEDTKPFINLYNALNKGLEKVISTIGIHELRGYGRLFSAIGLHEEVAQALNIVNFLGSDSLYGFAAMKEDAMKRAEDFHTANVKTRKTFHIFPRVWKAIGDVAKGNAYDDYREKLEELEKKTPVAIRHLTEFIIAETPVPTELVSIQTGRHALPFIISSMSFGSQNETAFRAYAEAADRLNMISLNGEGGEIKDMIGKYPNTRGQQVASGRFGVTAELLNSSNLIEIKIGQGAKPGEGGHLPGSKVTAKIAEARNATIGSDLISPSNNHDIYSIEDLAQMIAEIKTANNAAKVAVKVPVVPNIGTIAVGIAKAGADFINISGFDGGTGAARIHALQHVGLPVEIGVKAAHNALLEAGMRHQVEIWGDGGIRSVADALKIMLLGANRIGFGTLSMVAIGCTTCRGCHLDTCHVGIATQIESEAQAKEHGLRRFVPREFDAAVQNLMNLFTTFGIELQRLTGQLGFRNVQDLVGRSDLLQQVRGANALDLSHLLAVQEATGESPTVKACDTSNFVPVSKELVAVGVEQRVLGGLESCYRVRAKLAGEKLEPISLKIDGIPGNGLGAYNSHNIAIHVNGGAQDGVGKTSLGGDIYVLKGKGKDGRFYNGSVGKGFGYGAQKGALYVQGNADARAGIRLSGADMIIGGRITRPIPKQEYGNIGGRANIKGFAFEYMTNGRGLVLGDPGPWMCAGMTGGVIYVRHQPEMGLTKEALTRRIAKGANVTLQPVSNTGVADITELLLHYAHVLRLSNQEDEAQYVTDLLLDISGNFLEVIPTKEQADPAVSTE from the coding sequence ATGGCTACAATGAACAAATGGACACCCGCTTTATTTCGCGATTTTAAAAATGAAGAACACGATGCCTGTGGTATCGTTTCCGTTATGGAGAAAAAGAAGCAGCCAACTAAACGAAATATCGATCTTTGTATTGAGTCATTAGTGAAGATGAATCATCGCGCCGGCTTTATTAACGGCGAAGGAGACGGGATCGGTATCCATATTGATCTCCCTGTTGCACTTTGGAAAGAAAAATTGAGTCATAACGGAATTAGTCCATCTCTAACAGACCGTCCTGATTTTATTGTAGGACACTTTTTTTTAGAGCAGACCAGCAATCCAGTTGTGATACAAGAAGAAATGCGAGAAGCGTTCTCCAAGTTCGGGTTAACATTGATATTTGAAGCACAAGACGTAGTGCATTCCGAAGCTCTAGGTCCCCTTGGCAAAGCTGAGGAACCTGTATTTTGGCAAACAGCTTTTACAAGTACTTCTTTACAGGATATAGATAGAAAACTGTTTGACCTTACTATCGCACTAGAACAAAATCCAGCTGTTCATGTTGCTTCTTTAAGTGCGGATTATGTTGTATATAAAGTGATGGGAGCCGGGGATACGCTTGTCAATTATTATAAGGACTTAACAAACCCACTCATCGCATCTACTATGACTTTAGGCCATAATCGCTATTCCACTAATACATTATCGAATTTTTTTCGTGTGCAACCATTTAGCGTACTTGGTCATAATGGGGAAATTAATACAATCGCTAAACTACGCGATCAGGCGGAAATGGCCGGTGTTCCTCTCACACTTGGGGGAAGTGATTCTCAAGACTTAAATCGCACAATTGATACACTTTTATCACGTCATGAGTATAGTTTATTCGAAGCAATGGATATTTTATTTCCGCCAATTATAAATGAAATTCGTTTATATAAACCACACCTGCAGGATTTATATACGTATATTCGCGAAGCTTGGGGACATTTCGCCCAAGGTCCGGCTGGGATTATCTCGAGATATAAAGATGAAGCTGTATTTAGTGTTGACGCTCTTGGTCTGCGCCCGCTTTGGAAGGTGGAAACAAATACTTCTTATGTGTTTGCCTCAGAGCCTGGTGTTGTAGCACCAAGTGATTATGTAGCAGAACCAAAAGCCCTTGCGCCTGGTGAAAAGCTAGGGCTGAAATGGCATGAAGATACCATGGTTGTTTATGAATATGAAGAATTTCAAGAAGAGGTTTACAAACGCTTCAGTAAAAAGCAAACTGTGGAAAATTTCCGCTCTCATCTTAACGTACCTCAAATTGAAATCATATCCGAAATGAAGTCTACTGTACAAATAGAAGAGAGACAATATGCAGCGTTTGGTTGGGACAGAGAGCATATTCAACTTCTAGAGCAAATGGCAGAAAAAGGTGCGGAGCCAATTCGTTCTCTTGGTCATGATGCGCCTTTAGCAGCTTTGGATGAAGGGCGACGCAATGTAGCGGACTTTCTAAAAGAAAGTGTGGCTGTTGTGACAAATCCAGCCATTGACCGCGACCGTGAAATCGAGCATTTCTCGACTCGAACAGTATTGGGAAAACGCCCCGCCTTGTTTGGATTACAGGAGAAAGCAAAAGTTCTCGAGCTGCCTTCCCCACTTTTATTAGAAGGAACAGTAGGGTTACAGGCTGCAAAAGCTGTCGGCTCACTCACACTAGAACAACTTCACAATATATTTGCAGGTAGCACCTATACGTTACAAGCTGTATATAAAAATAGTGAAACATTAGCTGAAGCTTTGGAACGTTTATGCGATGAAGCAATTCGTGCCGTACGTCAAGGTTCTTCTCTTCTTGTTGTAGATGATGCACTTGCTCATCAACACGACAACTTATGGATTGATCCGCACGTCATTGTAGGTCGTCTGCAGCAGGTACTTGTTTCGGCCCAATTACGCCGTGATTGCTCTATTGTCCTACGCTCTGGTGCTATTCGCTCTCTTCATGATCTTGTGACAGTGTATGGACTGGGTGCAGATGCCATTAGTCCATATCTCGCATTTGCCACTGTCGGAGATGAGGATACAAAACCGTTCATCAACCTATACAATGCGCTCAATAAAGGATTGGAAAAAGTGATTTCTACTATTGGTATTCATGAACTGCGCGGCTATGGCAGACTGTTCTCCGCCATCGGCTTGCATGAAGAGGTTGCACAGGCACTTAATATTGTAAACTTCCTTGGTTCTGACAGTTTATACGGTTTCGCCGCAATGAAGGAAGACGCTATGAAGCGGGCCGAAGATTTTCATACGGCCAACGTGAAAACGCGCAAAACATTTCATATTTTCCCGCGCGTATGGAAAGCCATTGGAGACGTTGCAAAGGGCAATGCCTATGATGATTATCGTGAAAAACTAGAAGAGCTTGAAAAGAAGACGCCAGTGGCAATTCGCCATTTAACTGAATTTATAATCGCCGAGACACCTGTACCAACAGAACTGGTAAGTATACAGACTGGCAGGCATGCTCTTCCGTTTATTATCAGTTCCATGTCGTTTGGTTCCCAAAATGAAACAGCTTTCCGTGCTTATGCAGAAGCAGCAGATCGTCTCAATATGATTAGCTTGAACGGAGAAGGCGGCGAAATTAAAGATATGATTGGGAAGTATCCGAACACACGCGGCCAGCAAGTTGCTTCCGGGCGCTTCGGTGTAACAGCGGAGCTCTTAAACTCTTCTAATTTAATCGAAATTAAGATTGGTCAGGGCGCAAAGCCTGGAGAAGGTGGACATTTACCAGGTTCTAAAGTAACCGCTAAGATTGCCGAAGCAAGAAATGCTACAATCGGCTCGGATTTAATCTCCCCGTCCAACAATCATGATATTTATTCTATCGAAGATTTGGCACAGATGATTGCTGAAATCAAAACAGCTAACAATGCTGCAAAAGTTGCTGTAAAAGTACCGGTTGTGCCGAATATCGGGACAATTGCTGTTGGCATTGCTAAAGCAGGTGCGGATTTCATTAATATCAGCGGCTTTGATGGTGGTACTGGGGCAGCTCGTATCCATGCCCTGCAGCACGTGGGATTACCTGTTGAAATTGGTGTAAAAGCTGCTCATAATGCTCTTTTAGAAGCCGGTATGCGCCATCAAGTTGAAATCTGGGGTGATGGTGGAATTCGCAGTGTAGCAGATGCATTAAAGATTATGCTATTAGGCGCAAACCGCATTGGTTTCGGTACATTATCCATGGTGGCAATTGGCTGTACAACATGCCGTGGATGTCATCTTGATACCTGTCACGTCGGAATCGCAACGCAAATCGAATCTGAAGCGCAGGCGAAGGAACACGGACTTCGTCGCTTCGTACCGCGTGAATTTGATGCGGCGGTGCAAAATTTAATGAATTTGTTCACAACCTTTGGTATAGAGCTACAAAGACTTACAGGACAACTCGGCTTTCGCAATGTCCAAGACCTTGTAGGACGCTCTGACCTGCTACAACAAGTACGAGGTGCTAACGCTCTGGATTTAAGTCATCTGCTAGCTGTACAAGAAGCTACAGGGGAATCACCAACTGTCAAAGCGTGTGACACAAGCAATTTTGTCCCAGTCTCAAAAGAGCTTGTTGCTGTTGGAGTAGAACAGCGTGTGTTAGGTGGATTGGAGTCTTGCTATCGCGTACGTGCTAAGCTGGCAGGCGAAAAGCTCGAACCGATTTCACTGAAAATTGACGGTATTCCAGGGAACGGCCTTGGTGCTTATAACAGTCATAATATTGCCATCCATGTGAATGGCGGGGCACAAGACGGTGTTGGTAAAACATCTCTTGGTGGTGACATTTACGTCTTAAAAGGAAAAGGAAAAGATGGTCGCTTCTATAACGGTTCTGTTGGTAAAGGTTTCGGCTATGGAGCACAAAAAGGCGCTTTATACGTCCAAGGTAACGCAGATGCGCGTGCCGGCATTCGTTTATCTGGTGCTGATATGATTATTGGCGGACGCATTACACGTCCCATTCCAAAACAAGAATATGGCAACATCGGAGGACGCGCTAACATTAAAGGCTTCGCATTTGAGTATATGACAAATGGACGCGGTCTTGTGCTTGGCGATCCCGGTCCATGGATGTGTGCAGGTATGACAGGTGGAGTGATCTACGTAAGACATCAACCGGAAATGGGACTCACTAAAGAAGCCCTCACTCGTCGCATCGCAAAAGGGGCTAATGTAACTTTACAACCTGTTAGCAACACAGGTGTCGCCGACATTACAGAGCTTCTCCTGCATTATGCACATGTACTTCGCCTCAGCAACCAAGAAGACGAGGCACAATACGTCACTGATTTACTATTAGATATCAGCGGAAACTTCCTAGAAGTCATCCCAACAAAAGAACAAGCAGACCCAGCAGTCTCTACGGAGTAA
- a CDS encoding glutamate-1-semialdehyde 2,1-aminomutase, whose translation MILNFTKSEQLHKEALAHIVGGVNSPSRSYKAVGGGSPVAMERGKGAYFWDVDGNKYIDYLAAYGPIITGHAHPHITKAIAEAAEKGVLYGTPTALEVKFAKMLKKAIPAMDKVRFVNSGTEAVMTTIRVARAYTGRTKIMKFAGCYHGHSDLVLVAAGSGPSTLGTPDSAGVPQSIAQEVITVPFNDVEAFDIALQKWGHEVAAVLVEPIVGNFGIVEPKEGFLEKVNELTHKAGALVIYDEVITAFRFMYGGAQNLLGVTPDLTALGKIIGGGLPIGAYGGKQEIMEQVAPLGPAYQAGTMAGNPASMAAGIACLEVLQQPGIYEKLDELGEMLEQGILEQASLHHIPITVNRLKGALTVFFTDKTITNYEEAQQTDGELFGKFFRLMLQQGVNLAPSKYEAWFLTTEHSKEDIEATIRAVGHAFEALSKELVQ comes from the coding sequence ATTATCTTGAACTTCACAAAATCAGAACAATTACATAAAGAAGCGCTTGCTCACATTGTAGGTGGCGTAAACAGTCCTTCCCGTTCCTATAAAGCTGTAGGCGGGGGCTCCCCTGTAGCAATGGAACGCGGGAAAGGAGCTTATTTTTGGGATGTGGACGGCAATAAATATATTGATTATTTAGCTGCGTATGGTCCTATTATTACAGGTCACGCACACCCACATATCACCAAAGCCATCGCTGAAGCCGCTGAAAAAGGGGTATTATACGGTACACCGACTGCTTTAGAGGTGAAATTTGCAAAAATGTTAAAAAAAGCGATACCAGCAATGGATAAAGTTCGTTTCGTAAACTCCGGAACAGAAGCGGTTATGACAACTATTCGCGTTGCACGTGCATACACTGGCAGAACAAAAATTATGAAATTCGCAGGTTGTTATCACGGTCATTCTGATTTAGTACTTGTTGCAGCTGGATCTGGCCCGTCTACTCTTGGTACACCGGACTCAGCAGGTGTTCCCCAAAGCATTGCACAGGAAGTTATCACTGTACCCTTCAATGATGTAGAGGCATTTGATATAGCCCTTCAAAAATGGGGACATGAGGTTGCAGCTGTTCTTGTTGAGCCGATTGTAGGGAACTTTGGCATCGTAGAGCCAAAGGAAGGGTTTTTAGAGAAAGTGAATGAGTTAACACACAAGGCGGGTGCTTTGGTCATTTATGATGAAGTAATTACCGCGTTTCGTTTTATGTACGGCGGTGCTCAAAACCTACTGGGCGTCACACCTGATCTCACTGCATTGGGTAAAATCATTGGCGGCGGTCTTCCAATTGGGGCGTATGGCGGCAAGCAAGAAATTATGGAGCAAGTCGCTCCGCTAGGACCTGCTTATCAGGCTGGTACTATGGCTGGTAACCCTGCGTCCATGGCAGCGGGAATTGCGTGTTTGGAAGTTTTACAGCAGCCTGGTATATACGAAAAACTGGATGAGCTTGGTGAGATGCTAGAACAAGGAATTTTAGAGCAAGCTAGCTTGCATCACATTCCAATTACAGTAAATCGCTTGAAGGGTGCTCTCACTGTCTTCTTTACGGATAAAACGATTACCAATTATGAAGAAGCACAACAGACAGACGGAGAACTATTCGGAAAATTCTTCAGGCTTATGCTACAGCAGGGCGTAAATCTCGCACCTTCTAAATATGAAGCTTGGTTTTTAACAACAGAACATTCTAAAGAGGACATAGAAGCTACAATTCGTGCTGTAGGTCACGCTTTTGAAGCTCTTTCAAAAGAACTGGTGCAGTGA
- a CDS encoding ATP-binding cassette domain-containing protein → MDNMIEVKNLRKEFVSYSSRSGLKGAFRDLFTRNYKIVPAVNDISFQVKQGEMIGYIGENGAGKSTTIKMLTGILTPTAGEIIVNGMNPHKDREKFVRSIGVVFGQRSQLWWDIAVQESFRLLKKVYGISDEQYNEHMGHVIDALDIGPLLDKPVRKLSLGQRMRCELAAALIHNPPLLFLDEPTIGLDVLVKLKIREFLKEINEKYKTTILLTTHDISDIEALCERVVMLDEGKIIYDGLLERLRSQWGDEKEISFQFSNPVSQMELGMLMPDNGVSWLQGSGQNVWTAKIPNEEIIISTLIAKVVQSHRIKDVKINEVSTEEIIRNIYEKGVRHG, encoded by the coding sequence ATGGACAACATGATTGAGGTTAAGAATTTACGAAAAGAGTTTGTGTCCTATTCCAGCAGGTCGGGATTAAAAGGAGCTTTTCGTGATTTATTCACGCGTAATTATAAAATCGTTCCGGCAGTAAACGATATTTCTTTCCAAGTTAAGCAAGGTGAGATGATAGGCTATATTGGAGAAAATGGAGCTGGCAAATCCACAACAATTAAAATGCTAACAGGGATATTAACACCTACAGCAGGTGAGATCATAGTCAACGGCATGAATCCGCATAAAGATCGGGAAAAGTTTGTGCGGAGCATCGGTGTTGTATTCGGACAACGCTCACAACTATGGTGGGATATTGCAGTACAGGAATCATTTCGTCTGTTGAAAAAAGTATATGGTATTTCAGACGAACAATATAATGAGCATATGGGGCATGTCATAGATGCTTTGGATATTGGACCATTGCTAGATAAACCGGTTCGTAAGCTTTCTCTAGGACAACGTATGCGCTGTGAATTGGCAGCTGCCCTGATTCATAATCCGCCGCTTTTGTTTTTAGATGAACCAACAATTGGACTAGATGTATTGGTCAAGCTGAAAATTCGTGAGTTTTTAAAAGAGATTAATGAGAAATATAAGACAACTATCTTGCTAACAACCCATGATATTTCAGATATTGAGGCATTATGTGAGCGTGTGGTGATGCTTGATGAAGGTAAAATTATTTACGATGGCTTGCTGGAGCGTTTACGCTCACAGTGGGGCGATGAAAAAGAAATCAGCTTTCAATTTTCTAACCCAGTTTCACAGATGGAGCTTGGGATGCTGATGCCGGATAACGGTGTAAGTTGGCTGCAAGGGAGCGGTCAAAACGTATGGACAGCCAAAATTCCCAATGAAGAAATTATCATTTCGACACTGATTGCGAAAGTTGTCCAATCCCATCGTATTAAAGATGTGAAAATCAATGAAGTTTCTACAGAGGAAATCATCCGTAATATCTATGAAAAGGGGGTTCGTCATGGCTAA
- a CDS encoding ABC-2 family transporter protein: MAKYIEMIRIRFLMMLAYRTNYYSGILIYTINIGAYYFLWTAIYGEKESIQGLSVAQMTSYVAVAWMARAFYFNNIDREIATEIREGRVAVELIRPYNYLGMKVMQGLGEGIFRFAFFSIPGMVIVALLFSLTVTTKVDTWLFFLVSLMFSFIINTQINLITGMMTFFLFNNDGFMYAKRVLIDLFSGLLLPISFYPLWAQDVMKFFPFQAISYIPSMIFSEGIRGSAIWNAIFFQAVWAIVLLLPIVVMWHMARKRLIVQGG; encoded by the coding sequence ATGGCTAAATATATAGAAATGATTCGAATTCGTTTTTTAATGATGTTAGCCTACCGAACCAACTATTACAGCGGAATACTTATTTACACAATTAATATTGGGGCGTACTACTTTTTGTGGACTGCTATTTATGGTGAAAAAGAAAGTATTCAAGGTCTTTCAGTTGCACAAATGACATCTTATGTGGCGGTTGCATGGATGGCACGGGCCTTTTATTTTAATAATATTGATCGAGAAATTGCGACTGAAATTAGAGAAGGGCGCGTTGCGGTTGAGCTTATTCGTCCCTACAATTACTTAGGGATGAAGGTCATGCAAGGTTTGGGAGAAGGAATATTTCGCTTTGCATTCTTTTCCATACCCGGTATGGTGATTGTGGCGCTCTTGTTTTCGCTTACAGTAACAACAAAGGTAGACACATGGTTATTTTTCCTTGTATCGCTTATGTTTAGTTTTATTATTAATACACAAATCAATCTAATTACTGGCATGATGACATTCTTCCTATTTAACAACGATGGATTCATGTATGCCAAGCGTGTATTGATTGATCTGTTTTCAGGCCTATTGCTTCCAATTAGCTTCTATCCGCTATGGGCACAAGATGTAATGAAGTTTTTCCCGTTTCAAGCTATCAGTTATATTCCGAGTATGATTTTCTCAGAGGGGATAAGAGGAAGTGCAATTTGGAACGCTATTTTCTTTCAAGCGGTTTGGGCGATTGTATTGTTGCTTCCAATTGTCGTGATGTGGCATATGGCAAGAAAACGCCTCATTGTACAGGGAGGTTGA
- a CDS encoding ABC transporter permease gives MLYFRLFFQYAGQYMKTKLQYRGDLIVGLLSDLLMQAVNLVFILVVFGHTQTLQGWGREEVIFMYGFFLVPFAIFSTFFNIWDFNDRYIIKGEMDRILTRPIHSLFQVILERMDLESLSGAITGIIIMIYAGSGLNLSFHWYDIFLFIIMVMGGALVYGGIFVSLASIGFWSDSKSSIMPLMYNIGNYGRYPINIYNRVIRFLLTWILPFAFVGVYPASYFLGKSEWYMYAFLTPIMGFVFFTMAVLIWNQGVKRYRGAGN, from the coding sequence ATGTTATATTTTCGTTTGTTTTTTCAATATGCAGGACAGTACATGAAAACAAAGCTGCAGTACCGCGGAGACTTAATCGTAGGGTTGTTGTCCGATTTGCTTATGCAAGCAGTAAATTTGGTCTTTATATTAGTTGTTTTTGGTCATACACAGACGCTACAAGGATGGGGGCGAGAGGAAGTGATTTTTATGTATGGCTTTTTCCTCGTACCGTTTGCCATTTTTTCAACGTTCTTTAATATCTGGGACTTTAATGATCGTTACATTATTAAAGGCGAGATGGATCGGATTTTAACGAGGCCTATTCATAGCTTATTTCAAGTGATATTAGAAAGAATGGACTTGGAATCTTTATCAGGAGCAATTACAGGTATTATAATTATGATATATGCTGGCTCCGGATTAAACCTATCGTTTCATTGGTACGATATATTTTTATTCATTATTATGGTAATGGGTGGGGCCCTTGTGTATGGAGGTATTTTTGTTTCACTTGCGAGCATCGGATTTTGGTCAGATTCCAAAAGCTCTATCATGCCGCTTATGTACAATATCGGTAACTATGGCAGATATCCTATCAATATTTATAATCGTGTAATTCGTTTTTTATTGACATGGATTTTACCATTTGCCTTTGTAGGTGTATATCCGGCTTCGTATTTTTTAGGTAAAAGTGAATGGTACATGTATGCTTTTTTAACACCAATTATGGGCTTCGTGTTTTTTACCATGGCTGTGTTGATTTGGAACCAGGGTGTGAAAAGGTACAGAGGAGCAGGGAACTGA
- a CDS encoding potassium channel family protein, which produces MVWLGFFLIAAYAFVKSMRVLFMTTRQSGRFFSVNNLLLLCSIYTTVLIAFGIGYLVLEEMGLPVLEEDGRSLDVHSFEMIEVCMYFSAITLLSVGYGDITPIGIGRWLAIVEALVGYTMPAAFLVHTVIEHEKR; this is translated from the coding sequence ATGGTATGGTTAGGTTTCTTTTTAATTGCTGCATATGCTTTTGTTAAAAGTATGCGAGTGTTATTTATGACAACACGTCAATCAGGACGTTTTTTCTCCGTTAACAATTTATTATTATTATGCTCTATTTACACAACTGTTTTGATTGCATTTGGAATAGGCTATCTTGTATTAGAAGAGATGGGTCTTCCTGTATTAGAGGAAGATGGCAGAAGCTTAGATGTGCATTCCTTTGAAATGATTGAGGTATGCATGTACTTCAGTGCAATTACACTTTTGTCAGTGGGCTACGGAGATATCACACCAATAGGAATTGGAAGGTGGCTTGCGATTGTGGAGGCATTGGTCGGTTACACCATGCCGGCCGCTTTCCTGGTACATACTGTAATAGAACATGAAAAAAGATAG
- the bcp gene encoding thioredoxin-dependent thiol peroxidase, protein MVEQGKKAPDFTLPSVNGELVSLSHFIGKNVVLYFYPKDMTPGCTTQACDFRDQYDVFEANNTVIIGVSPDAPERHAKFIAKYDLSFILLSDEEQQVARLYDVWKLKKNFGKEYMGIERSTFLINARGELVHEWRRVKVKGHVDDVMEAVKKLQ, encoded by the coding sequence GTGGTTGAACAGGGTAAAAAGGCTCCGGATTTTACGTTACCATCAGTAAACGGAGAGTTAGTGAGTTTGTCTCATTTTATTGGTAAGAATGTTGTGTTGTATTTCTATCCAAAAGATATGACACCAGGATGTACAACACAGGCTTGTGATTTTAGAGACCAATACGATGTGTTTGAAGCAAATAATACGGTTATTATTGGTGTAAGTCCAGATGCACCGGAGCGTCATGCAAAGTTTATTGCCAAGTACGATTTATCGTTTATCTTGTTGTCTGATGAGGAGCAACAAGTAGCTCGATTATATGATGTATGGAAGCTGAAGAAGAACTTTGGAAAAGAATACATGGGAATTGAGCGATCAACATTTTTAATCAATGCACGAGGTGAATTGGTTCATGAATGGCGAAGGGTTAAAGTAAAAGGGCATGTAGATGACGTCATGGAAGCTGTAAAGAAGCTGCAATAG
- the perR gene encoding peroxide-responsive transcriptional repressor PerR: MVLVKEELKEALEVLKSTGVRITPQRHAVLEYLVASMSHPTADEIYKALEGKFPNMSVATVYNNLRVFKEVGIVKELTYGDASSRFDYVTGHHYHVICEDCGKIVDFPYQGLDEIEAKAAEQTGFLIKNHRLELYGVCPDCAEKRG; encoded by the coding sequence ATGGTGTTGGTAAAGGAAGAGCTGAAAGAAGCGTTAGAAGTGTTAAAGAGTACCGGGGTGCGCATTACTCCGCAGCGCCATGCGGTTCTGGAGTATTTAGTTGCCTCCATGTCGCACCCTACAGCAGATGAGATTTATAAGGCGCTTGAAGGTAAATTTCCAAATATGAGCGTAGCTACGGTATATAATAACTTGCGTGTATTTAAAGAAGTCGGTATTGTAAAAGAGTTAACATACGGAGACGCTTCCAGTCGTTTCGACTATGTTACAGGCCATCATTATCATGTTATTTGTGAGGATTGTGGTAAAATTGTGGATTTCCCTTACCAAGGTCTTGATGAGATAGAAGCGAAAGCGGCTGAGCAAACAGGGTTTCTTATTAAAAATCATCGTTTAGAATTGTACGGCGTTTGTCCGGATTGTGCAGAGAAAAGAGGCTGA
- a CDS encoding YgzB family protein produces MGSKYSSKINKIRTFALSLVFAGLFISYLGVFFRKSPLIMSLFIIVGFLAVIASTVVYFWIGMLSTKTIQVVCPECERTTKMLGRVDACMYCKQPLTLDRDLEGKEFDEKYNRKQKRG; encoded by the coding sequence ATGGGTTCAAAATATTCTAGTAAAATAAATAAAATTCGTACATTTGCGCTAAGTCTTGTTTTTGCTGGTTTGTTTATTTCTTATCTTGGTGTATTTTTCAGAAAATCACCCTTGATTATGTCCTTATTTATTATCGTGGGATTTCTGGCAGTTATCGCAAGTACCGTCGTATATTTCTGGATTGGTATGCTTTCCACCAAAACGATACAGGTTGTTTGCCCAGAATGCGAGCGAACAACAAAAATGCTTGGGCGAGTAGACGCCTGCATGTATTGTAAACAGCCGCTTACTTTAGATCGAGATTTAGAAGGTAAAGAGTTTGATGAAAAGTATAACCGTAAACAAAAAAGAGGCTGA
- a CDS encoding DUF420 domain-containing protein produces the protein MNTPNNETSGRNYTAFVVTLSIVVNAIILLLFFGPVGYEGEVSFDTSILPRINAVLNSFTFIFLVAALYFIKKKNITLHKRFILAAFTTTLLFCVSYLTHQYLSEPTHFGGEGFIRTVYFFILITHSVLAAIIVPLALFSLIWGWTGQLTKHRKIVRWSMPIWLYVSFTGVVVYLMISPYYG, from the coding sequence ATGAACACACCAAACAATGAGACAAGCGGACGCAACTATACCGCATTTGTTGTTACGCTTTCTATTGTCGTTAATGCCATTATTTTGCTACTGTTCTTCGGACCTGTCGGATACGAAGGAGAAGTTAGTTTTGATACTTCTATTTTGCCCCGCATTAACGCTGTTTTAAATAGCTTTACGTTTATATTTTTAGTAGCAGCACTTTATTTTATTAAAAAGAAAAATATTACGTTGCATAAACGCTTTATTCTTGCTGCTTTTACCACTACATTGCTCTTTTGTGTATCATACTTAACGCATCAATACCTATCAGAGCCAACACACTTTGGTGGTGAAGGCTTTATTCGAACTGTATATTTCTTCATTTTAATTACACATAGTGTATTAGCTGCCATTATTGTTCCGCTTGCTCTATTCTCCTTAATTTGGGGATGGACAGGACAGCTTACAAAACATCGTAAAATTGTAAGATGGTCTATGCCGATTTGGTTATATGTAAGCTTTACAGGTGTTGTGGTGTACTTAATGATTTCTCCGTATTATGGGTAA
- a CDS encoding DUF4023 family protein translates to MDSKQNFVEALHTQQKKQEKNKRSQGKGHPDKVLPNNQH, encoded by the coding sequence ATGGATAGTAAACAAAATTTCGTTGAAGCATTGCATACACAGCAAAAAAAGCAGGAAAAGAATAAGCGCTCTCAAGGAAAAGGGCATCCCGATAAAGTACTGCCGAATAACCAACACTAA